Proteins found in one Triticum urartu cultivar G1812 chromosome 4, Tu2.1, whole genome shotgun sequence genomic segment:
- the LOC125550592 gene encoding dihydrolipoyllysine-residue succinyltransferase component of 2-oxoglutarate dehydrogenase complex 1, mitochondrial-like encodes MASRLASRLLLRRPAAVLSLLQSSRHARHFSTQLLEGAPRLPKPTCERYFLRNASPYQIWSRSFASENGDLVEAVVPFMGESVTDGTLANFLKKPGDRVEADEAIAQIETDKVTIDVSSPEAGVIEKFIASEGDTVTPGTKIAVISKSAAPSEAHVAPSEETSQKETPPPPPPEKPKVEAKSPKVESVKPQASKLASPSEPQLPPKERERRVSMPRLRKRIANRLKDSQNTFALLTTFNEVDMTNLMKLRTDYKDEFVKKHGVKLGLMSCFVKAAVSALQNQPIVNAVIDGDDIIYRDYIDVSVAVGTSKGLVVPVIRDTEGMNFADIEKGINSLAKKATEGALSIDEMAGGTFTISNGGVYGSLISTPIINPPQSAILGMHSIVQRPVVVDGSILARPMMYLALTYDHRLIDGREAVLFLRRIKDVVEDPRRLLLDI; translated from the exons aTGGCGTCCCGTCTCGCgtcccgcctcctcctccgccgccccgccgcc GTATTAAGTTTGCTCCAGAGTTCTAGACATGCTAGACATTTCAGCACTCAGTTACTTGAAG GTGCTCCGAGACTTCCAAAGCCAACATG TGAACGCTATTTCCTTCGAAATGCTTCTCCTTACCAAATTTGGAGTAGATCATTTGCTTCAGAGAATG GTGACTTGGTTGAAGCTGTTGTGCCCTTCATGGGTGAATCTGTAACTGATGGAACCCTTGCCAATTTCTTAAAGA AACCTGGTGATAGAGTTGAAGCTGATGAGGCGATAGCTCAGATTGAAACTGATAAG GTTACAATAGATGTTTCCAGTCCAGAAGCTGGGGTAATTGAAAAG TTCATTGCCAGTGAAGGTGACACTGTTACTCCAGGTACCAAAATTGCCGTGATATCTAAGTCTGCTGCTCCAAGTGAGGCCCATGTTGCACCATCTGAAGAGACCTCCCAGAAGGAGAcccctcctccacctcctccagagaaACCTAAGGTTGAGGCAAAATCACCAAAAGTAGAATCTGTCAAACCACAGGCGTCAAAACTAGCCTCCCCCTCAGAACCTCAGCTCCCTCCAAAGGAAAGAGAGAGACGG GTGTCAATGCCAAGGCTCAGGAAGCGTATAGCAAATCGTTTGAAGGATTCTCAGAACACTTTTGCACTACTGACTACATTCAACGAAGTTGACAT GACCAATTTGATGAAACTGCGGACTGACTACAAAGATGAGTTTGTTAAGAAGCATGGTGTCAAATTGGGCCTGATGTCCTGCTTTGTTAAG GCTGCTGTTTCTGCGCTTCAAAATCAGCCAATTGTCAATGCTGTTATTGATGGTGATGACATCATCTACAGAGACTACATTGACGTTAGTGTTGCTGTTGGCACTTCCAAG GGTCTTGTGGTGCCTGTTATCCGTGATACAGAAGGAATGAACTTTGCTGACATTGAGAAGGGGATAAACAGCCTTGCAAAGAAGGCAACTGAGGGGGCATTGTCAATTGATGAGATGGCAGGGGGAACCTTCACAATCTCAAACGGTGGTGTCTATGGAAGTCTTATCAGCACACCTATCATCAACCCTCCACAG TCAGCAATTCTTGGAATGCATTCTATTGTCCAACGCCCTGTGGTTGTGGATGGCTCCATCCTTGCGAGGCCAATGATGTACCTTGCACTGACATATGACCATAGGCTGATAGATGGCAGAGAAGCTGTTCTGTTTCTGCGCCGCATCAAGGACGTGGTTGAAGATCCACGGAGGTTGCTCCTTGACATATAG